CATCTGGACACATAATAGCACAATTTGCACATCCTATACACTTTTCCATATCCACTATTGTTGCTGGATGATAACCTTTAGAGTTTATTTTGCTATCATCTAAGGATATGATCTTTGTAGGACATACGCTTACACATAGTCCACATCCTTTGCAAAGGCTTTCATCAAATGTTACTCTTCCTTTTACTTTGGCCATCAAAAACCCTCCTTATGTTTTATTAAATTAAAGCATCCAATTTTCCCTCATGTAAAGCTTTATTGGAAAGATTTCTCCCTCCATGTTTTTAGGTAATTCCTTTGCCACATTTTCTAATGTGGATATATATTTAATTGGAATATCAAGCTTATTTGATACTTCTTGAG
The sequence above is drawn from the Tissierellales bacterium genome and encodes:
- a CDS encoding 4Fe-4S binding protein, which translates into the protein MAKVKGRVTFDESLCKGCGLCVSVCPTKIISLDDSKINSKGYHPATIVDMEKCIGCANCAIMCPD